One Prevotella intermedia ATCC 25611 = DSM 20706 DNA window includes the following coding sequences:
- a CDS encoding Fur family transcriptional regulator: MTKDIVKEKVRGILDSYLEMNNHRKTTERFAILDAVYGMQGHFSLEELGEKMLEESFRVSRATLYNTMRLFIELRLVVRHRFIGQTKYEACYNNDDHIHQICTVCGVVTEIESTPITEAIAETKFTRFRKDGFSLYIYGVCSRCQAKLSRERKKVKNKIKTNGNR; encoded by the coding sequence GTGACTAAAGACATAGTCAAAGAAAAAGTTAGGGGCATACTTGATAGCTACCTTGAGATGAACAACCACAGAAAGACCACGGAAAGATTTGCCATTCTCGATGCGGTCTACGGTATGCAGGGGCACTTCTCGCTCGAAGAATTGGGCGAAAAAATGCTGGAAGAGAGCTTCAGAGTATCGCGCGCTACACTTTATAATACAATGCGTCTCTTTATAGAGTTGCGCTTGGTTGTGCGTCATCGTTTTATAGGGCAAACCAAATACGAGGCTTGCTACAATAACGACGACCACATACATCAGATATGTACCGTTTGTGGAGTTGTAACGGAGATAGAATCGACACCGATAACGGAGGCTATTGCCGAAACAAAGTTTACACGTTTTCGCAAAGACGGCTTCTCCTTATATATATACGGCGTCTGTTCACGTTGTCAGGCAAAGCTCTCACGCGAACGTAAAAAAGTAAAAAACAAGATAAAAACTAATGGAAACAGGTAA
- a CDS encoding adenylosuccinate synthase: METGKVDVLLGLQWGDEGKGKIVDVLTPRYDVVARFQGGPNAGHTLEFEGEKYVLRSIPSGIFQGGKTNIIGNGVVLAPDLFMKEAEDLAASGHPLFERLYISKKAHLIMPTHRILDKASEAAKGKELVGTTGKGIGPTYTDKTSRNGLRVGDILNDFENKYLKHKERHLKLLSSMGWTDFEGFEETEKQWLEGVEYMKNFRFVDSEHEINHTLRAGKRILCEGAQGTMLDIDFGSYPFVTSSNTISAGACTGLGIGPNKIGNVFGIMKAYCTRVGSGPFPTELFDETGDKLCDLGHEYGAVTGRKRRCGWIDLVQLRYSIMVNGVTELIMMKSDVLDTFDTIKACVGYELPNGETTDELPYDISNVKPIYKELKGWNTDMTRLTDEAQFPKEFSDYVKFLEDFLETRIGVISIGPDREQTIIRK; this comes from the coding sequence ATGGAAACAGGTAAAGTTGATGTCCTATTGGGATTACAGTGGGGCGACGAAGGAAAGGGAAAGATAGTCGATGTGCTTACACCGCGCTACGATGTTGTGGCACGCTTTCAAGGAGGCCCTAATGCAGGGCACACTTTGGAGTTTGAAGGCGAGAAGTATGTGTTGCGCTCTATTCCCTCTGGCATCTTCCAAGGTGGAAAGACAAACATTATTGGCAATGGAGTTGTGCTTGCGCCAGACTTGTTTATGAAAGAAGCAGAAGACTTGGCTGCATCGGGACACCCACTCTTCGAACGACTTTACATTTCCAAGAAAGCCCACCTTATCATGCCTACCCACAGAATATTGGATAAGGCAAGCGAAGCTGCAAAGGGTAAGGAACTTGTGGGAACCACCGGTAAGGGCATCGGCCCTACCTATACGGACAAGACGAGCAGAAACGGTCTGCGTGTGGGCGATATACTAAACGACTTTGAGAATAAATATTTGAAGCACAAGGAACGCCACCTTAAATTGTTGAGTTCAATGGGTTGGACAGACTTTGAAGGTTTTGAGGAAACCGAAAAGCAATGGTTGGAAGGTGTGGAATATATGAAGAACTTCCGCTTTGTCGATTCGGAACACGAGATAAACCATACACTTCGTGCAGGCAAGCGCATTCTTTGCGAGGGTGCACAAGGCACAATGCTCGATATAGACTTTGGCTCTTATCCTTTCGTTACTTCGTCGAACACCATTTCAGCAGGTGCTTGCACGGGCTTGGGTATAGGGCCAAACAAGATAGGCAACGTGTTTGGCATTATGAAAGCCTACTGCACTCGAGTTGGTTCAGGACCTTTCCCAACCGAACTCTTCGATGAAACAGGCGACAAGCTGTGCGACTTAGGGCACGAATATGGTGCGGTTACTGGCAGAAAGCGTCGTTGCGGTTGGATAGACTTGGTGCAACTGCGCTATTCGATAATGGTGAATGGTGTAACAGAGCTCATTATGATGAAGAGCGATGTACTCGACACATTCGACACGATTAAGGCTTGCGTTGGCTACGAACTGCCAAATGGCGAAACCACCGACGAGCTGCCATACGATATCAGCAACGTAAAGCCAATTTACAAAGAACTGAAAGGCTGGAATACAGATATGACACGACTTACAGACGAAGCACAGTTCCCAAAGGAATTTAGCGATTATGTGAAGTTCCTTGAAGACTTCTTGGAAACAAGAATTGGTGTTATCTCAATAGGTCCAGACCGAGAACAAACTATAATAAGAAAATAA
- the hisS gene encoding histidine--tRNA ligase: MANKPSIPKGTRDFGPDEMAKRNYIFDTIKSVYALYGFQQIETPAMETLQTLMGKYGEEGDKLLFKILNSGDFLKSTTDEELLARNPLKLQTKLSEKGLRYDLTVPFARYVVMHREELQMPFKRYQIQPVWRADRPQKGRYREFYQCDADIVGSDSLLNEVELMQIIDTVFTKFGIRVQIKINNRKILSGIAEVIGEQEKIVQITTAIDKLDKIGLEAVNAELEKEGLSKASIEKLQPIIQLSGSNDDKLDTIAEVLANSETGLKGVEETRYILDVLKQIELKNEIQLDLTLARGLNYYTGAIFEVKALDVEIGSITGGGRYDNLTGIFGMPNLSGVGFSFGADRIYDVLNTLDLYPKESISDTQLLFINFGDKETSYVLPFVAKARQANIRTEIFPDTAKMKKQMTYANAKHIPFVVLAGDNEIEQGKVTLKNMNTGEQILVSPDDLIEKVTSSNP, from the coding sequence ATGGCAAACAAACCTTCTATCCCAAAGGGAACGCGCGATTTCGGTCCCGATGAGATGGCAAAACGAAATTATATATTCGATACCATAAAGAGCGTGTATGCGCTTTATGGTTTTCAACAGATAGAAACGCCTGCAATGGAAACGCTCCAAACCCTGATGGGAAAGTACGGAGAAGAGGGCGACAAGTTGCTTTTCAAGATTCTAAATTCAGGCGATTTCCTTAAAAGCACTACCGATGAGGAACTTTTAGCACGCAATCCGTTGAAGTTGCAGACCAAGCTTTCAGAGAAAGGATTGCGCTACGACCTTACCGTTCCTTTTGCACGATATGTTGTAATGCACCGCGAAGAGTTGCAAATGCCTTTCAAACGCTATCAGATACAACCCGTTTGGCGTGCCGACCGACCACAAAAGGGGCGTTATCGTGAATTTTATCAATGCGATGCCGACATTGTTGGTTCAGATTCCTTGCTCAATGAAGTGGAGTTGATGCAGATTATCGACACCGTTTTCACCAAGTTCGGAATCCGAGTACAGATAAAAATAAACAACCGCAAGATACTTTCAGGTATTGCAGAAGTCATTGGCGAGCAGGAAAAGATAGTCCAAATTACAACAGCCATCGATAAACTCGACAAGATTGGGCTTGAAGCGGTGAATGCCGAGCTTGAAAAAGAAGGATTGTCAAAGGCTTCCATAGAGAAACTGCAACCTATAATACAGTTAAGTGGCAGCAACGACGACAAGCTGGACACGATAGCCGAAGTGCTCGCAAATAGCGAAACAGGACTAAAGGGAGTGGAGGAAACAAGATACATTCTTGATGTTTTGAAGCAAATAGAGCTGAAAAATGAAATACAACTCGACCTGACTTTAGCGCGTGGACTGAACTATTATACAGGCGCAATATTTGAAGTGAAAGCTTTGGACGTTGAAATCGGTTCCATTACAGGTGGCGGACGCTACGATAATCTTACAGGAATATTCGGAATGCCTAACCTCTCGGGTGTTGGTTTCAGCTTTGGTGCAGACCGTATCTACGATGTTCTCAACACGTTAGACCTTTATCCGAAAGAAAGTATCAGCGATACACAGTTGTTGTTTATCAACTTTGGCGATAAGGAAACAAGCTACGTGTTGCCGTTTGTAGCGAAAGCACGGCAGGCAAATATCAGAACGGAGATTTTCCCCGACACTGCAAAGATGAAAAAACAAATGACTTATGCAAATGCAAAGCACATTCCGTTCGTTGTTCTTGCAGGCGACAACGAAATAGAACAAGGCAAAGTTACTTTGAAGAATATGAATACAGGCGAGCAAATACTCGTTTCACCCGACGATTTGATAGAGAAAGTAACATCAAGCAACCCTTGA
- the nth gene encoding endonuclease III has translation MTRKERYNYILDYFRKNVGEVSTELMFGSAFQLLCATLLSAQCTDKRINAITPALFAKFPDAKAMAAAEVEDVFELVRSVSYPNSKAKHLIEMARMVVDAYGGEIPSDPNELVKLPGVGRKTANVLQAVWFGKPTLAVDTHVYRVSHRLGLVPADANTPRKVEDYLMRNIPLNEVSSAHHWILLHGRYICKSLRPMCEKCPFEFFCPKNMDNSKLNK, from the coding sequence ATGACAAGAAAAGAACGCTATAACTACATATTGGATTATTTCAGGAAGAACGTTGGCGAAGTATCTACCGAATTGATGTTCGGTTCGGCTTTCCAGTTATTATGCGCAACTTTGCTTTCAGCACAATGCACCGACAAACGCATAAATGCCATTACTCCCGCTTTGTTTGCCAAGTTTCCCGATGCGAAAGCTATGGCTGCTGCCGAAGTAGAAGACGTTTTCGAGCTTGTGCGCAGCGTTTCTTACCCAAATTCAAAGGCAAAACATTTGATTGAAATGGCACGTATGGTTGTAGATGCATACGGTGGCGAAATACCTTCAGACCCTAATGAATTGGTGAAACTGCCTGGAGTAGGGAGGAAAACCGCAAATGTGTTGCAGGCAGTATGGTTCGGAAAGCCAACTTTGGCAGTAGACACGCACGTCTATCGTGTCAGTCATCGGTTGGGATTGGTGCCTGCCGATGCCAACACACCACGTAAGGTGGAAGACTATCTGATGCGTAACATTCCTTTGAACGAGGTGTCTTCAGCCCACCATTGGATACTCCTGCACGGCCGATATATCTGCAAGAGCCTGCGTCCGATGTGCGAAAAATGCCCATTTGAGTTTTTCTGCCCTAAGAATATGGATAATAGCAAACTAAATAAGTAA
- a CDS encoding DUF2461 domain-containing protein: protein MNTKIILAFLKNIAANNNREWFQEHKSEYEAVKKEFEAGVEEAITTLTTIDSEIAHLKVKDCTYRFYRDTRFSPDKSPYKRHLGAFICAKGRKALRGGYYIHLEPNNCLVAVGSYWLPTNILTSCRNEIMANIDQWRKIVEDGKFIKTFGYPNDGQWENDAVSEKGFGLAALKTIPKGFPRDYEFAQYLRMKDYCCWVKVPDSFFEGNEWKEKLIEIAKTGKPMMDMMNNVIDDYE, encoded by the coding sequence ATGAATACAAAAATAATATTGGCATTTTTAAAGAACATAGCTGCCAACAATAATAGAGAGTGGTTTCAAGAACATAAGTCTGAATATGAAGCCGTAAAAAAGGAGTTTGAGGCAGGCGTTGAAGAAGCTATAACAACCTTGACGACAATTGATAGCGAGATAGCCCACCTGAAAGTAAAGGATTGTACCTATCGTTTCTATCGTGATACACGCTTCTCGCCCGACAAGAGTCCGTACAAACGACACTTGGGTGCCTTTATTTGCGCAAAGGGACGAAAGGCTTTGCGAGGTGGCTATTACATTCATTTAGAACCGAACAACTGCTTGGTTGCGGTGGGTTCCTATTGGTTGCCAACCAACATACTAACCTCGTGCCGCAACGAAATAATGGCGAATATCGACCAATGGCGTAAGATTGTCGAAGACGGAAAGTTTATAAAGACTTTCGGTTATCCCAACGACGGACAATGGGAGAACGACGCTGTTTCTGAAAAAGGTTTTGGTTTGGCAGCTTTGAAAACAATTCCGAAAGGTTTTCCACGCGACTATGAGTTTGCTCAATATCTTCGTATGAAAGACTATTGTTGCTGGGTGAAAGTCCCCGATAGTTTCTTTGAAGGCAATGAATGGAAGGAGAAGCTAATCGAAATAGCTAAAACAGGAAAGCCAATGATGGATATGATGAACAACGTAATAGACGA